One window from the genome of Candidatus Hydrogenedentota bacterium encodes:
- a CDS encoding heparinase II/III family protein, whose product MQPTAMGLVMIALIACPAVFAVEIEPWRVQLEKTMQEESLAPARAKLVKSAREMAALPIVRRAKTLAEVGKNRTWLDGRANALEDEIKQDFALAMSDFAACSLAAKELPVLAAAYLITGEMAFRDRVLAQLEEMAGWSPLQRPGWTLYHPGARLPAGGKDGNWLATGMGVRALCDALDILSSDSVPADLLERLRALLEGEIAGVVDDWQTKRPWFVRSDDPITNQWMLPTEGLVRACLLLGTDSHHDAYELGVGNFMKALDAHGPAGEFEEGMGYASFTVSSMLHTARAMAVQGDRRAVDHRFLKNFPTWLVEHFQPGGMVVNCFDAGAARSATEGQRPLLSMLAVCTGSPVARWALARQTSGPSNDLAGLAVYAMPPVGDEAAPPLFAAYERATRVNWRGSWSDDASGAWVRGGHPADQHDHYDRGHVNFIYRGKCILIEAGTPYYSHPLMGSHFASGAGHNVLQLGTEEPKPRDAGDTYAPSGWQERGVVVPLDVRRLDKQGGEVALEVKSGYAGLRSWRRSVAWDADRMEVEDKVELGAGQANIVMFRWHLGTNEKVSIEEKDGAFRVVWPDAAGTINASVPIVVTQMKMPDNTINTVSEGKPDTLHTCLIVQTNRAVDKATIAAVFTGTHCSPK is encoded by the coding sequence GTGCAGCCGACGGCAATGGGTCTTGTGATGATTGCTTTGATTGCGTGTCCGGCCGTTTTCGCGGTTGAAATTGAACCGTGGCGCGTCCAGTTGGAAAAGACGATGCAGGAAGAATCCCTGGCGCCCGCGCGCGCCAAACTGGTGAAAAGCGCGCGCGAGATGGCCGCCCTGCCGATCGTTCGCCGGGCCAAGACACTGGCGGAGGTCGGCAAGAACCGGACATGGCTCGATGGCCGCGCCAACGCGCTTGAAGATGAAATCAAGCAGGATTTCGCACTGGCCATGTCGGATTTTGCCGCGTGCAGCCTTGCCGCGAAGGAATTGCCGGTGCTGGCGGCGGCGTATCTCATCACCGGCGAAATGGCATTTCGCGACCGCGTGCTTGCGCAACTGGAAGAAATGGCGGGTTGGTCGCCGCTTCAGCGTCCGGGATGGACGTTGTACCATCCGGGCGCGCGATTGCCGGCCGGCGGCAAGGACGGCAACTGGCTGGCGACGGGCATGGGCGTCCGGGCCCTATGCGACGCGCTTGACATCCTGTCGAGCGACTCCGTGCCAGCGGATCTTCTCGAGCGATTGCGCGCCTTGCTTGAAGGCGAAATCGCCGGCGTCGTGGACGATTGGCAGACGAAGCGTCCGTGGTTCGTGCGCAGCGACGATCCGATTACCAACCAATGGATGCTGCCGACGGAGGGTCTTGTCCGCGCGTGTTTGTTGCTTGGAACCGATTCGCACCACGATGCGTACGAATTGGGCGTTGGGAATTTCATGAAGGCGCTCGATGCACATGGTCCTGCGGGCGAATTCGAGGAAGGGATGGGCTATGCCTCGTTTACGGTGTCGTCCATGCTGCACACGGCACGCGCCATGGCCGTCCAGGGCGACCGCCGCGCGGTGGACCATCGTTTCCTGAAAAATTTTCCCACATGGCTGGTGGAACATTTCCAGCCGGGCGGCATGGTGGTCAACTGTTTCGATGCAGGCGCGGCCCGATCGGCCACGGAAGGACAGCGTCCGTTGCTTTCGATGCTGGCCGTTTGCACGGGGAGTCCGGTGGCGCGCTGGGCGCTTGCCCGTCAGACAAGCGGTCCGTCGAACGATCTGGCGGGATTGGCCGTGTATGCGATGCCGCCCGTTGGCGACGAGGCGGCGCCGCCGCTTTTCGCGGCATACGAGCGCGCAACCCGTGTGAATTGGCGCGGCAGTTGGAGCGACGACGCCAGCGGCGCATGGGTGCGCGGAGGCCATCCCGCCGATCAGCATGACCATTACGATCGCGGCCACGTGAACTTTATTTACAGGGGGAAATGTATTCTCATCGAAGCGGGTACTCCATACTATTCACATCCGCTGATGGGATCGCATTTTGCCTCCGGCGCGGGACACAACGTGCTGCAACTGGGAACCGAGGAACCGAAACCTCGCGATGCGGGCGACACCTATGCGCCGTCCGGGTGGCAGGAACGCGGCGTCGTTGTGCCGCTTGATGTGCGGCGACTCGACAAACAGGGCGGGGAAGTCGCGCTGGAAGTGAAGAGCGGCTATGCGGGGCTGCGTTCATGGCGCCGGTCGGTGGCGTGGGATGCCGACCGCATGGAAGTCGAGGACAAGGTCGAACTCGGCGCCGGACAGGCGAACATCGTTATGTTTCGCTGGCATTTGGGTACGAATGAGAAGGTTTCCATCGAAGAAAAAGACGGGGCCTTTCGGGTTGTATGGCCGGATGCCGCGGGGACAATCAACGCGTCGGTTCCCATTGTCGTCACGCAGATGAAGATGCCCGACAACACCATCAACACCGTTTCGGAGGGCAAACCGGACACGTTGCATACCTGTCTCATCGTTCAAACAAACCGCGCGGTGGACAAGGCGACGATCGCCGCTGTGTTTACGGGAACGCATTGCAGTCCAAAATAA
- a CDS encoding DMT family transporter: MNHSHRFAAAVNLAVATAGWALAPIFIRDLSTVYEPHTQNFLRYLSATGPLLLISLVWFRPGLYAALRNRRGMIGIAALNVAQQYTWTVGCAGSTATTAQLVSKLSIVFVVILGFILYHEERAVIRSPGYIGGTMLSFGGLAALIATDPASLIPVMNWPMAMLLATAAFWGGYTIWAKHLVGSLHPIPMFTVLSIYTTAGCGFLALTLGHPSALAAAGMKPAVTAVISGLIPIALAHPAFFHAQKHLGSAFCTSVALLNPLITYAIAMWIWPDEHMALHQWAGAAALLAGTFMIVRAGRRS, encoded by the coding sequence ATGAATCATTCGCATCGTTTTGCCGCCGCGGTCAATTTGGCCGTTGCCACGGCGGGCTGGGCGTTGGCGCCGATTTTCATCCGGGATCTCAGCACGGTCTACGAGCCCCACACGCAGAATTTCCTGCGGTACCTGAGCGCGACCGGACCGTTGCTGTTGATCAGTCTCGTCTGGTTCCGTCCGGGGCTTTATGCGGCGCTGCGCAACCGGCGCGGCATGATCGGCATCGCGGCGCTGAACGTGGCGCAGCAATACACATGGACCGTGGGCTGCGCCGGCTCGACCGCAACCACTGCGCAATTGGTGTCGAAACTGAGCATCGTTTTCGTCGTTATCCTTGGATTCATTCTCTACCACGAGGAACGCGCCGTTATTCGAAGTCCCGGATATATCGGCGGCACGATGTTGAGTTTCGGCGGATTGGCCGCGCTGATTGCAACCGATCCGGCATCGCTGATCCCGGTGATGAACTGGCCCATGGCCATGTTGTTGGCCACGGCCGCCTTCTGGGGAGGCTATACCATCTGGGCGAAGCACCTTGTGGGCAGCCTTCATCCGATTCCCATGTTCACGGTGCTGTCGATCTACACGACCGCCGGTTGCGGATTCCTTGCCCTGACGCTGGGACATCCGTCCGCCTTGGCGGCAGCGGGCATGAAACCGGCCGTCACCGCGGTAATATCGGGCCTGATTCCGATTGCCCTCGCCCACCCCGCGTTTTTCCACGCGCAAAAACACCTCGGTTCCGCTTTCTGCACAAGCGTCGCCCTGCTCAACCCATTGATCACCTACGCCATTGCGATGTGGATCTGGCCCGACGAACATATGGCATTGCATCAATGGGCCGGCGCGGCGGCGCTGTTGGCGGGAACGTTCATGATCGTCCGGGCTGGTCGCCGTTCATGA
- the queC gene encoding 7-cyano-7-deazaguanine synthase QueC, whose amino-acid sequence MKTHGRPAVVLLSGGADSTVLLCHAGRHLGHAPLHAISFRYGQRHARELACAAHQAERAGALHTVLDISFMGALLREGSALVAGGAAVPSLADLAAEDLEQPPTYVPNRNMMLLAMAAAYAEARGICDVYYGAQAQDEYGYWDCTPDFVRRLNRVLALNRRNRVWIHAPFAEMRKSEIIRLGLDLGVDFAHTWSCYRGGECACGTCPTCVERLNAFAATGVVDPVPYMT is encoded by the coding sequence ATGAAGACGCATGGACGGCCCGCGGTTGTGCTGCTGAGCGGCGGCGCCGATTCCACGGTGCTGTTGTGCCATGCGGGACGCCATTTGGGCCATGCGCCGCTTCATGCGATCAGTTTCCGGTACGGCCAGCGGCATGCCCGGGAATTGGCGTGCGCGGCGCATCAGGCTGAACGGGCGGGCGCGCTACACACCGTGCTGGATATTTCGTTCATGGGCGCGTTGCTGCGTGAGGGATCGGCGCTCGTCGCGGGTGGCGCTGCGGTGCCGAGCCTTGCCGATCTGGCCGCAGAGGATTTGGAGCAGCCCCCGACCTATGTGCCCAACCGCAACATGATGCTTCTGGCGATGGCGGCGGCCTATGCCGAGGCGCGGGGAATTTGCGATGTATACTACGGCGCTCAGGCGCAGGACGAGTATGGCTACTGGGATTGCACGCCCGATTTCGTCCGGCGCCTCAATCGCGTGCTTGCATTGAACCGCCGAAACCGCGTTTGGATTCACGCCCCCTTTGCCGAAATGAGGAAATCGGAAATCATTCGGCTTGGACTCGATTTGGGCGTGGATTTTGCGCATACGTGGAGTTGTTATCGTGGCGGGGAATGCGCTTGTGGAACGTGTCCAACGTGCGTCGAGCGCCTGAATGCCTTCGCGGCAACGGGCGTCGTCGATCCGGTTCCCTACATGACATGA